One genomic segment of Rhizobium gallicum bv. gallicum R602sp includes these proteins:
- a CDS encoding DUF982 domain-containing protein: MEKKDIRKFPPVRIKLGGRYRVVKTVHDAYKLMVTEWPIHDGPALYRAEITCLDAFNDATPAAEVRKKFLVAASEAHLEYVV, translated from the coding sequence ATGGAGAAAAAGGATATCCGGAAATTCCCGCCCGTCAGGATCAAACTCGGCGGACGCTATCGCGTCGTCAAGACGGTTCACGATGCCTACAAGCTGATGGTCACCGAATGGCCGATCCACGATGGCCCGGCGCTCTACCGCGCCGAGATTACATGTCTGGATGCCTTCAACGACGCGACGCCGGCCGCTGAGGTGCGGAAGAAATTCCTGGTCGCCGCCAGCGAGGCGCACCTCGAATATGTTGTCTGA
- a CDS encoding inositol monophosphatase family protein: MTSTVDVTTLSDLLRRAAKAEILPRFRRLGSGDVRVKTEATDLVTEADEQAERMMKAEAAKRWPDAVFIGEESVAADPALLGKLQGADLAIVVDPVDGTFNFASGIPAFGVMASVVSKGETVAGIIYDPMGDDWVMAEKGGGAWLRRPEGESQRLSVAAPVALEQMVGMASTGYLPKEKRPEILANLAKVRFLVNYRCAAHEYRTFASGHVHYLMYNKLMPWDHLAGTLICQEAGAHAARFDGTAYLPHHVGGGLLIAPDKASWELLRREVFTV; this comes from the coding sequence ATGACTTCGACTGTTGATGTGACGACGCTCTCCGATCTCCTCAGGCGGGCGGCGAAGGCCGAGATATTGCCGCGCTTCCGGCGGCTTGGCAGCGGCGACGTACGGGTCAAGACCGAGGCGACTGACCTGGTGACGGAAGCCGACGAGCAGGCTGAGCGGATGATGAAGGCGGAGGCGGCAAAACGCTGGCCGGACGCAGTCTTCATCGGCGAGGAGTCGGTTGCTGCCGACCCTGCGCTGCTCGGCAAGCTGCAGGGAGCGGATCTTGCGATCGTCGTCGATCCAGTCGACGGCACCTTCAATTTTGCTTCCGGCATTCCCGCCTTCGGCGTCATGGCTTCGGTCGTGTCGAAGGGTGAAACCGTTGCCGGCATCATCTACGACCCGATGGGTGACGACTGGGTGATGGCGGAAAAGGGGGGCGGCGCCTGGCTGCGACGGCCGGAGGGCGAGTCGCAGCGGCTTTCGGTGGCAGCGCCGGTGGCATTGGAACAGATGGTCGGTATGGCTTCGACCGGCTACCTACCGAAGGAGAAGCGTCCGGAAATTCTCGCAAATCTCGCAAAGGTACGCTTCCTCGTGAATTACCGCTGCGCCGCGCATGAATACCGGACATTCGCGTCAGGACACGTGCATTACCTGATGTACAATAAGCTGATGCCCTGGGATCATCTGGCGGGAACGCTGATCTGCCAGGAGGCGGGCGCCCATGCGGCGCGTTTCGATGGAACGGCCTACCTTCCGCACCACGTCGGCGGTGGGTTGCTGATCGCTCCGGACAAGGCGTCGTGGGAGTTGCTGCGGCGGGAGGTTTTCACGGTCTGA
- the ttcA gene encoding tRNA 2-thiocytidine(32) synthetase TtcA, with product MNIAANIDEAFGEAAGDGVTAHALFADAPGSVSFNKLRKRLLRQVRQAFDDFGMLKGQKRWLVGISGGKDSYGLLALLLDLQWRGLLPVELMACNLDQGQPNFPKHILPDFLTRIGVKHRIEYRDTYSIVKEKVPEGATYCALCSRLRRGNLYRIAREEGCDALVLGHHREDILETFFMNFFHGGRLASMPAKLLNDEGDLMVLRPLAYCAEDDMAKFAAAMRFPIIPCDLCGSQDGLQRNAMKDMLADIERRMPGRKDTMLRALAHVNPSHLLDPQLFDFSSLMVTEPSPKSA from the coding sequence ATGAATATCGCAGCCAACATTGATGAGGCATTCGGGGAGGCTGCGGGAGACGGCGTGACCGCCCATGCGCTCTTTGCCGATGCCCCGGGTTCCGTCTCGTTCAACAAGCTGCGCAAGCGCCTGCTCCGGCAGGTTCGCCAAGCCTTCGACGATTTCGGCATGCTGAAGGGTCAAAAGCGCTGGCTGGTCGGCATTTCAGGCGGCAAAGATTCCTACGGTTTGCTGGCGCTGCTGCTCGACTTGCAATGGCGTGGACTGCTGCCGGTCGAGCTGATGGCCTGCAATCTCGACCAGGGCCAGCCGAACTTTCCGAAACATATCCTGCCGGATTTTCTGACGAGGATCGGTGTAAAGCACCGCATCGAATATCGGGATACCTATTCGATCGTGAAGGAGAAGGTACCGGAGGGGGCGACCTACTGCGCCCTCTGTTCCCGTCTTCGCCGCGGCAACCTTTACCGCATCGCGCGGGAGGAGGGCTGTGATGCCCTGGTGCTCGGCCATCACCGCGAGGATATCCTCGAGACCTTCTTTATGAACTTTTTCCATGGCGGGCGTCTCGCCTCCATGCCGGCGAAGCTGCTCAACGACGAAGGCGACCTCATGGTGCTCAGGCCGCTTGCATATTGCGCGGAGGACGACATGGCGAAGTTTGCGGCGGCCATGCGGTTTCCAATCATCCCCTGCGATCTCTGCGGCTCGCAAGACGGCCTGCAGCGCAATGCGATGAAGGATATGCTTGCGGATATCGAGCGGCGCATGCCGGGGCGCAAGGACACGATGCTGCGGGCGCTTGCGCATGTGAACCCCTCACACCTGCTCGATCCGCAGCTTTTCGATTTTTCCAGCCTGATGGTCACAGAGCCGTCACCGAAGAGCGCATAA
- a CDS encoding glutaminase, whose protein sequence is MVDLQAVLDSIYKELTPRIGEGKVADYIPELAKIDPHQFGMAVVTVDGKIYRAGDAGVPFSIQSISKVFMLTLALGKVGEGLWKRVGREPSGSAFNSIVQLEHEHGIPRNPFINAGAIAVTDVVMAGHAPREAIGELLRFVRYLADDESVTIDEKVARSETQTGYRNFALANFMRAYKNIDHPVEHVLGVYFHQCALSMSCEQLAKAGLFLAARGSNPMTGHSVVSPKRARRINALMLTCGHYDGSGDFAYHVGLPGKSGVGGGIFAVAPGVASIAAWSPGLNKVGNSQLAAVALEMLAARTGWSVFGD, encoded by the coding sequence ATGGTGGATTTGCAGGCTGTCCTCGACAGCATCTACAAGGAGCTGACCCCCCGCATCGGCGAGGGCAAGGTCGCGGACTATATCCCTGAGCTTGCAAAGATCGATCCGCACCAGTTCGGCATGGCGGTCGTGACGGTCGATGGCAAGATCTACCGCGCCGGCGATGCCGGCGTGCCGTTCTCCATCCAGAGCATTTCCAAGGTCTTCATGCTGACCTTAGCGCTCGGCAAGGTCGGCGAGGGACTCTGGAAGCGCGTCGGGCGCGAACCTTCCGGGTCAGCCTTCAATTCCATTGTCCAGCTCGAGCATGAGCACGGAATCCCGCGCAATCCCTTCATTAATGCCGGGGCAATCGCCGTCACCGACGTCGTGATGGCCGGTCATGCGCCGCGCGAGGCGATCGGCGAACTGCTCCGCTTCGTTCGCTATCTGGCGGACGACGAGTCGGTGACGATCGATGAGAAGGTGGCGCGCTCCGAGACGCAGACCGGATACCGGAATTTCGCGCTCGCCAATTTCATGCGCGCCTACAAGAATATCGATCATCCGGTCGAACATGTGCTTGGCGTCTATTTCCATCAATGCGCGCTGTCTATGAGCTGCGAGCAATTAGCAAAGGCCGGGCTGTTCCTTGCAGCCCGCGGCAGCAATCCCATGACCGGCCATTCGGTCGTGTCGCCGAAGCGCGCGCGGCGCATCAATGCACTGATGCTCACCTGTGGCCATTACGACGGCTCGGGCGACTTCGCCTATCATGTCGGCCTTCCCGGCAAGAGCGGCGTCGGCGGCGGCATCTTCGCCGTTGCCCCGGGGGTCGCCTCGATCGCCGCCTGGTCGCCGGGTTTGAACAAGGTGGGCAATTCGCAGCTCGCGGCCGTGGCGCTGGAAATGCTTGCAGCGCGCACAGGCTGGTCGGTTTTCGGCGATTGA
- the rpsD gene encoding 30S ribosomal protein S4 — protein sequence MSKRESSKYKIDRRMGENIWGRPKSPVNRREYGPGQHGQRRKGKLSDFGVQLRAKQKLKGYYGDLREKQFRAIFDEANRRKGDTSENLIGLLESRLDAIVYRAKFVPTVFAARQFVNHGHVTVNGVRVNIGSYRCKAGDVIEVRQKSKQLVTVLESIGLAERDVPEYIEADHNKMVATFARVPSLSDVPYPVVMEPHLVVEFYSR from the coding sequence ATGAGCAAGCGCGAATCGTCCAAGTACAAGATTGACCGCCGTATGGGCGAAAACATCTGGGGCCGTCCTAAATCCCCGGTGAACCGCCGCGAATACGGCCCGGGCCAGCATGGTCAGCGCCGCAAGGGCAAGCTTTCCGACTTCGGTGTGCAGCTGCGCGCCAAGCAGAAGCTGAAGGGTTACTACGGTGACCTGCGCGAGAAGCAGTTCCGCGCGATCTTCGACGAAGCCAACCGCCGCAAGGGTGACACCTCGGAGAACCTGATCGGTCTTCTGGAGTCCCGTCTCGACGCGATCGTCTATCGCGCCAAGTTCGTTCCGACCGTCTTCGCTGCCCGCCAGTTCGTGAACCACGGCCACGTGACCGTGAACGGCGTCCGCGTCAACATCGGTTCCTACCGTTGCAAGGCCGGCGACGTCATCGAAGTTCGCCAGAAGTCGAAGCAGCTCGTAACCGTTCTGGAATCCATCGGCCTCGCTGAGCGCGACGTTCCGGAATACATCGAAGCTGATCACAACAAGATGGTTGCGACCTTCGCACGCGTTCCTTCGCTCTCCGACGTTCCGTATCCGGTCGTCATGGAGCCGCATCTGGTGGTCGAATTCTATTCGCGTTAA
- a CDS encoding ATP-binding protein codes for MQVGIDMGMASGNTPATLDIEELLATRLLVQGNSGSGKSHLLRRLLEQSAQWVQQVIIDPEGDFVTLSDRFGHVVVDGERTEAELAGIANRIRQHRVSCVLTLEGLDIEHQMRAAAAFLNGMFDTDREYWYPVLVVVDEAQMFAPSVGGDVSEDARKMSLGAMTNLMCRGRKRGLAGVIATQRLAKLAKNVAAEASNFLMGRTFLDIDMARAADLLGMDRRQAEMFRDLKRGNFVALGPALSRRPLPIQIGAVETSARSSSPKLMPLPDAPRDVEDLIFTPSPEEFQRPIMRRTAPAPRPTTDILAELSRSAPAATAAPAEPRANHPDLSTEEREERLSAMLLEILDDPASGFRTDSVLYQEFLVRLRMRRVPGPPMSLPDFRRHVAISRSGVDAATAATEGWATALSLSTSVTDDLQGVFLMLAKAAVCGEPCPSDARIARAYGTHSARRARRLLGYFEEQGTIVVHTDFAGKRIVAFPDMNCQTAPGDANAPDDARQAAE; via the coding sequence TTGCAGGTTGGTATCGATATGGGAATGGCGTCAGGGAACACCCCGGCGACGCTCGATATCGAGGAGCTTCTGGCGACCCGTCTTCTCGTTCAGGGCAATTCCGGCTCCGGCAAGTCGCATCTGCTGCGACGCCTGCTTGAGCAGTCCGCGCAATGGGTCCAGCAAGTCATCATCGATCCGGAAGGCGACTTCGTCACGCTCAGCGACCGATTCGGCCACGTCGTCGTCGATGGCGAACGGACCGAGGCTGAGCTTGCGGGCATTGCCAACCGTATCCGCCAGCATCGCGTTTCCTGCGTCCTGACGCTCGAAGGTCTCGACATCGAGCACCAGATGCGGGCTGCTGCCGCCTTTCTGAACGGTATGTTCGATACCGATCGCGAATACTGGTACCCGGTGCTCGTCGTCGTCGACGAGGCACAGATGTTTGCCCCGTCGGTTGGTGGCGATGTTTCCGAAGACGCCCGCAAGATGTCGCTGGGTGCCATGACGAACCTGATGTGCCGCGGCCGCAAACGCGGGCTGGCGGGGGTGATCGCCACGCAGCGCCTCGCGAAACTTGCAAAGAACGTTGCGGCGGAAGCCTCGAACTTCCTGATGGGCCGCACCTTCCTCGACATCGACATGGCGCGTGCCGCCGACCTTCTCGGCATGGACCGGCGCCAGGCCGAAATGTTCCGCGATCTGAAACGCGGCAACTTCGTGGCCCTCGGTCCGGCACTGTCTCGCCGTCCGCTGCCGATCCAGATCGGTGCCGTGGAAACCTCAGCGCGCTCGTCGAGCCCGAAGCTGATGCCGCTGCCGGATGCACCGCGGGATGTCGAGGATCTGATCTTCACGCCTTCCCCTGAGGAATTCCAGCGGCCAATCATGCGCCGAACGGCACCGGCGCCACGGCCGACGACGGACATCCTGGCAGAACTTTCGCGCTCCGCGCCCGCTGCGACGGCAGCGCCTGCCGAGCCGCGTGCAAACCATCCGGATCTCTCCACCGAGGAGCGCGAGGAACGGCTTTCGGCCATGCTTTTGGAAATCCTCGACGATCCGGCTTCGGGTTTCCGGACGGATTCTGTACTCTATCAGGAATTCCTGGTGCGGCTGCGGATGCGCCGCGTGCCCGGGCCGCCGATGTCGCTTCCGGATTTCCGCCGGCACGTGGCAATCTCGCGCTCGGGCGTCGATGCCGCAACGGCCGCGACGGAAGGGTGGGCGACGGCGCTGTCGCTTTCAACCAGCGTGACCGACGATCTGCAGGGCGTGTTCCTGATGCTGGCCAAGGCCGCGGTCTGCGGCGAGCCTTGCCCCTCCGACGCCCGGATCGCGCGTGCCTACGGCACGCATTCGGCTCGCCGGGCCAGGCGTCTCCTCGGCTATTTCGAGGAGCAGGGCACGATCGTCGTGCACACTGATTTCGCGGGCAAACGCATCGTGGCGTTTCCGGATATGAACTGCCAGACTGCGCCGGGCGATGCGAATGCGCCTGATGATGCGCGACAAGCGGCGGAATGA
- a CDS encoding MmcQ/YjbR family DNA-binding protein, whose translation MATGEDLRRIALSLAGTVEAPHFDRMAFKVARIYVTLAADGRTANFNFTPDEQQFKSMMLPDAFSPVPNAWGRRGWTATDLSRLSEEDLENALRMAWAHAQPGKPARR comes from the coding sequence ATGGCGACGGGCGAAGACTTGCGGCGCATCGCGCTATCGCTGGCGGGTACGGTCGAGGCGCCGCATTTCGATCGAATGGCATTCAAGGTCGCGCGAATCTACGTCACACTCGCCGCCGACGGCCGGACGGCAAACTTCAATTTCACGCCCGACGAACAGCAATTCAAATCGATGATGTTGCCGGACGCCTTCTCGCCGGTGCCGAATGCCTGGGGCAGGCGGGGCTGGACGGCCACCGATCTGTCGCGACTGAGCGAGGAGGATCTCGAGAATGCATTGCGCATGGCGTGGGCGCATGCGCAGCCTGGGAAGCCGGCCCGGCGATGA
- the murI gene encoding glutamate racemase, which produces MTSAANELKPVLIFDSGIGGLTVLREARVLMPERGFIYIADDAGFPYGGWEEQALKERIITLFGRLLGEYDPEVCVIACNTAFTLVGADLRAAFPQKTFVGTVPAIKPAAERTRSGLVSVLATPGTVRRAYTRDLIQSFAQQCHVRLVGSENLARMAEAYIRGDAVSDEAIMTEIDQCFVEKDGRKTDIVVLACTHYPFMANLFRRLAPWPVDWLDPAEAIARRARSLVPQVADGVHPDNFDFAVFTSGNPDFATTRLMQGFGLTVR; this is translated from the coding sequence ATGACATCAGCGGCGAATGAGCTGAAACCGGTCTTGATCTTCGATTCCGGTATCGGGGGACTGACTGTGCTCCGCGAAGCCCGCGTGCTGATGCCGGAACGCGGCTTCATCTACATCGCCGACGACGCGGGATTTCCTTATGGTGGATGGGAAGAGCAGGCGCTGAAGGAGCGTATCATCACGCTTTTTGGCAGGCTGCTCGGGGAATATGATCCGGAAGTCTGCGTCATCGCCTGCAATACCGCCTTCACGCTGGTCGGTGCCGATCTGCGCGCCGCCTTTCCGCAGAAGACCTTCGTCGGCACGGTGCCTGCGATCAAGCCCGCCGCCGAGCGGACGCGTTCCGGCCTCGTCTCCGTGCTTGCCACGCCCGGCACGGTCAGGCGCGCCTATACGCGGGATCTGATCCAGTCCTTCGCGCAGCAATGCCACGTACGCCTCGTGGGTTCGGAAAACCTGGCGCGCATGGCGGAGGCCTATATCCGCGGCGACGCCGTCTCGGACGAGGCCATCATGACGGAAATTGACCAGTGCTTCGTCGAAAAGGACGGCCGCAAGACGGACATCGTCGTGCTTGCCTGCACGCATTATCCCTTCATGGCGAACCTTTTCCGGAGGCTTGCGCCATGGCCCGTGGACTGGCTTGATCCGGCGGAGGCAATCGCTCGGCGGGCGCGCAGCCTTGTGCCGCAGGTAGCCGATGGCGTTCACCCCGACAATTTCGACTTTGCGGTCTTCACCTCCGGCAATCCGGATTTCGCCACAACGCGCTTGATGCAAGGCTTCGGGCTGACAGTCAGGTGA
- a CDS encoding RNA methyltransferase, with amino-acid sequence MAGTNSERKLLAEGPVIILVEPQMGENIGMVARAMANFGLAELRLVNPRDGWPNEKAQAAASKADHVIESTKVFETLEQAVADLNFVYATTARERDGFKPVRSPVVAAETLRAKFRSGEGTGILFGRERWGLTNEEVALADEIVTFPVNPAFASLNIAQAVLLMSYEWMKSGMEDKGTVPFQATSQTQSTKEQLFGLFDQLEEALEARNYFHPAGKKPKMVDNLRAVLSRRAFTEQEISVLRGVISSLDRFSRKYPRGSRPPADAKEQPKDDISGE; translated from the coding sequence ATGGCAGGCACGAACAGCGAACGTAAACTTTTGGCCGAAGGACCGGTCATCATTCTGGTCGAGCCGCAGATGGGCGAGAACATCGGCATGGTGGCGCGAGCGATGGCGAATTTCGGCCTTGCCGAATTGCGCCTCGTCAATCCGCGCGACGGTTGGCCGAACGAGAAGGCACAGGCCGCCGCCTCGAAAGCCGATCACGTCATCGAAAGCACTAAGGTTTTCGAGACGCTGGAGCAGGCGGTCGCCGACCTCAATTTCGTCTATGCGACGACGGCGCGCGAACGCGATGGCTTCAAGCCGGTGCGGTCCCCGGTGGTAGCCGCCGAAACGCTGCGGGCGAAATTTCGCTCGGGCGAGGGCACGGGCATCCTTTTCGGCCGTGAACGCTGGGGCCTGACCAACGAGGAAGTGGCGCTCGCCGACGAGATCGTGACCTTCCCGGTCAATCCCGCCTTTGCCTCGCTGAACATCGCGCAGGCTGTGCTTCTGATGTCCTACGAGTGGATGAAATCCGGCATGGAGGATAAAGGCACCGTGCCGTTCCAGGCGACGTCGCAGACGCAATCGACGAAGGAGCAGCTCTTCGGCCTTTTCGACCAGTTGGAAGAGGCGCTAGAGGCACGCAATTATTTCCATCCTGCCGGGAAAAAGCCGAAAATGGTAGACAATCTGCGTGCAGTCCTTTCGCGCCGCGCCTTCACGGAACAGGAAATCAGCGTGCTGCGCGGTGTGATATCCTCCCTTGACCGCTTCTCGCGCAAGTATCCGCGCGGAAGCCGGCCGCCTGCAGACGCCAAGGAACAGCCAAAAGATGACATCAGCGGCGAATGA
- a CDS encoding NADP-dependent isocitrate dehydrogenase, producing MKKIKVANPVADLDGDEMTRIIWQLIKDKLIHPYLDLDIDYYDLSVENRDATNDQVTVDAANAIKKYGVGIKCATITPDEARVKEFSLKEMWKSPNGTIRNILGGVIFREPIICKNVPRLVPGWTKPIVVGRHAFGDQYRATDFKFPGKGKLTIKFVGEDGQVIEKEVFNAPGAGVAMAMYNLDESIREFARASMMYGLMRKWPVYLSTKNTILKAYDGRFKDIFEEVYETEFKDQFKEAGITYEHRLIDDMVASALKWSGGYVWACKNYDGDVQSDTVAQGFGSLGLMTSVLLTPDGKTVEAEAAHGTVTRHYRQHQKGQETSTNSIASIFAWTRGLAHRAKLDDNAELARFASTLEKVCVDTVEAGFMTKDLALLIGPDQPWLSTTAFLDKIDSNLQKAMGA from the coding sequence ATGAAGAAGATCAAGGTCGCCAATCCCGTCGCCGATCTCGACGGCGATGAAATGACTCGCATCATTTGGCAGCTCATCAAGGATAAGCTGATCCATCCGTATCTCGACCTCGACATCGACTACTACGATCTCTCGGTCGAAAACCGCGACGCGACCAACGATCAGGTCACGGTGGACGCCGCCAATGCCATCAAGAAATACGGCGTCGGCATCAAGTGCGCGACGATCACGCCGGACGAAGCCCGCGTGAAGGAATTCAGCCTCAAGGAAATGTGGAAGAGCCCGAACGGCACGATCCGCAACATCCTGGGCGGCGTCATCTTCCGCGAACCGATCATCTGCAAGAACGTTCCGCGCCTCGTTCCGGGCTGGACCAAGCCAATCGTCGTCGGCCGTCACGCCTTCGGCGACCAGTACCGCGCAACCGACTTCAAGTTCCCCGGCAAGGGCAAGCTCACCATCAAGTTCGTCGGCGAAGACGGCCAGGTCATCGAGAAGGAAGTCTTCAACGCGCCGGGTGCCGGCGTTGCCATGGCCATGTACAACCTCGATGAATCGATCCGCGAATTCGCCCGCGCCTCGATGATGTACGGCCTGATGCGAAAGTGGCCGGTCTACCTTTCGACGAAGAACACCATCCTCAAGGCCTATGACGGCCGATTCAAGGATATCTTCGAGGAAGTCTACGAGACCGAGTTCAAGGATCAGTTCAAGGAAGCCGGCATCACCTACGAGCACCGCCTGATCGACGACATGGTCGCCTCGGCGCTGAAGTGGTCCGGCGGTTACGTCTGGGCGTGCAAGAACTATGACGGCGACGTCCAGTCCGACACCGTTGCCCAGGGCTTCGGTTCGCTCGGCCTGATGACCTCGGTTCTGCTCACGCCGGACGGCAAGACGGTCGAAGCCGAAGCCGCACACGGCACGGTCACCCGCCACTACCGCCAGCACCAGAAGGGCCAGGAGACCTCGACGAACTCGATCGCCTCGATCTTCGCCTGGACCCGCGGCCTCGCGCACCGCGCCAAGCTCGACGACAATGCCGAGCTCGCCCGCTTCGCCTCAACGCTGGAAAAGGTCTGCGTCGACACCGTCGAAGCCGGTTTCATGACCAAGGACTTGGCACTGCTGATCGGCCCCGACCAGCCGTGGCTCTCGACCACTGCCTTCCTCGACAAGATCGACTCCAACCTCCAAAAAGCCATGGGCGCCTGA
- a CDS encoding GNAT family N-acetyltransferase: protein MTTTIRPLQASDRAAWEPLWAAYQCFYEVVIPPETTDLTWSRFHDRAEEMYALGAFDGDGRLTGIVHAIFHRSCWLPQWTCYLQDLYVEADQRGLGTGAALIEAVADLARNNGAGRLYWMTHETNATARRLYDQIAERSGFIQYRKAL, encoded by the coding sequence ATGACCACGACCATCCGCCCGCTGCAGGCCTCTGACCGCGCCGCCTGGGAGCCTCTGTGGGCCGCCTACCAGTGCTTCTACGAAGTCGTCATTCCGCCGGAGACCACCGACCTGACCTGGAGCCGCTTCCACGATCGGGCCGAAGAGATGTACGCGCTGGGCGCCTTCGACGGCGATGGCCGCCTCACCGGGATCGTGCACGCCATCTTCCACCGCTCCTGCTGGCTGCCGCAATGGACCTGCTATCTACAGGACCTCTATGTCGAAGCCGACCAGCGCGGCCTTGGAACTGGAGCGGCCTTGATCGAGGCCGTTGCCGACCTTGCGCGTAATAACGGCGCCGGACGCCTCTACTGGATGACACATGAGACCAATGCGACGGCGCGGCGCCTCTACGACCAGATCGCCGAACGCTCCGGATTCATCCAGTACCGCAAGGCGCTTTGA
- a CDS encoding glutathione S-transferase family protein has product MAEELVFYTNPMSRGRIARWMLEETGVPYRTEIMTFGGTMKAPEYLTVNPMGKVPAIRHGDTVVTECAAICAYLAETFPEKELAPRPNERGSYYRWMFFAAGPLEAAATNRALGFVTPAEKSRMAGYGSFGDVMDTLEKAVSASPYIAGDRFTAADVYVGSHIGWGMGFGTFEKRQAFADYLGRVTNREGYRRATALDDEVMKQMQ; this is encoded by the coding sequence ATGGCGGAGGAACTGGTATTCTATACGAACCCGATGTCGCGCGGCCGCATCGCCCGCTGGATGCTGGAGGAGACCGGCGTTCCCTACCGCACGGAAATCATGACCTTCGGGGGCACGATGAAGGCGCCGGAATACCTGACCGTCAACCCGATGGGTAAGGTGCCGGCGATACGGCATGGCGATACGGTCGTCACGGAATGCGCCGCAATCTGCGCCTATCTCGCCGAGACCTTTCCGGAAAAGGAGCTCGCTCCAAGACCGAATGAACGCGGCAGCTATTACCGATGGATGTTCTTCGCCGCCGGCCCACTTGAAGCCGCTGCCACGAACCGTGCACTCGGCTTTGTGACGCCCGCCGAAAAAAGCAGGATGGCTGGTTACGGCAGCTTCGGCGACGTCATGGATACGCTCGAAAAAGCTGTCAGCGCCTCGCCCTATATCGCCGGCGACCGCTTCACGGCCGCCGATGTCTACGTCGGTTCGCATATCGGCTGGGGGATGGGCTTCGGCACGTTCGAAAAGCGCCAGGCCTTCGCGGATTATCTTGGTCGCGTGACCAACCGCGAAGGCTACAGGCGAGCCACCGCGCTGGACGATGAAGTCATGAAGCAGATGCAGTAG